In Streptomyces sclerotialus, the DNA window CTGTCCAGGCCGCCGTACGCGGCGCCCTGCGGCTGCGGGCCAAGGCCGTCCGTCTGCTGCCGCCGCGCCGCGTCCCGCACTACGCCCGGCAGAACCCGGAGATCAAGGGCTACCCGAACGGTTACCGCATCGCCGAACTCGGCACCTTCCCCAAGAGCCGGCAGCGCGGCTGCCCGGTGTCGCACGCCGACGGTGCAGCGAAGCCCTGAGCCGCCTCCTCCCGTCTCCCGGAGGCACGGTCGCTCCCTCCTGGTGGTCAGCCCTGGCGTACGGCCAGCGCCAGATAGCGCGTGTCCTCGTCCACGTACCGGATCAGGTCCCAGCCGCTGCCGGCCAGCAAGGGCCGGAGGTTCGGCTCCGCCCGTAGGTCGTCCGGCGTGAGCGGGCGTCCCTTACGGGCGGCGAGGGCGGCGCGGCCCACCGGGTGGAAGAGTGCCAGCCGCCCTCCGGGCCGGACCGCCCTGGCCAGTTCGGCGAGGTCGCGCGACGGGGCGGCCAGATGCGAGATCAGCCCGGCGGCGAAGACCGCGTCCAGTGCTCCGTCCCGCACCGGCAGCGCGGAGACGTCCGCGAGCATCAGGGCCGCCTCGGCGTCTCGCCCGGCCCGTACGGCCGCGTCCAGCATCTCCGGCGTCAGATCGGCCCCGAGCACCGCTCCGGACGGCCCCACGGCGGCACGCAGCGCGGGCAGCGCCCGACCGGTCCCGCAGCCGGCGTCCAGCACGCGGTCGCCCGCACGCAGGCCGAGCTCCGCGACGCCCGCTGCGTACGCCGGCCCGTCGTCGGGAAAACGGGCGTCCCAGTCCCGCGCCCGCTGCCCGAAGAACTCCCGTACGTCGTGCGAGCGGTGGCCGGGACGGTCGCGGTCACCGGTTC includes these proteins:
- a CDS encoding class I SAM-dependent methyltransferase; translated protein: MNECSDSSTQADSGTGDRDRPGHRSHDVREFFGQRARDWDARFPDDGPAYAAGVAELGLRAGDRVLDAGCGTGRALPALRAAVGPSGAVLGADLTPEMLDAAVRAGRDAEAALMLADVSALPVRDGALDAVFAAGLISHLAAPSRDLAELARAVRPGGRLALFHPVGRAALAARKGRPLTPDDLRAEPNLRPLLAGSGWDLIRYVDEDTRYLALAVRQG